In a genomic window of Callospermophilus lateralis isolate mCalLat2 chromosome 12, mCalLat2.hap1, whole genome shotgun sequence:
- the LOC143411483 gene encoding LOW QUALITY PROTEIN: sperm motility kinase Z-like (The sequence of the model RefSeq protein was modified relative to this genomic sequence to represent the inferred CDS: deleted 1 base in 1 codon): MNYKSSQTSAVLQEPCSCDEIPFTDHYQLLKTIGHGGFGQVKLARHLLTGAEVAVKILPKEGQVFPVLSEPDIMMTLSHPHVIQLFQVIETGQNAYLVMEYASGGQLSHHIQAGGMQEEEARRLFRQIARAVDYCHKKGVVHRDLKVENIMLDARGNIKLIDFGLNARFIVGLKLNRFWGTLAYLAPEIALRQEYEGPPVDIWSLGVILYFMLTGKCPFMGNHHKHLLKLIVRGRYQIPHHVPTYAQNLICKLLTVNPKQRPTVQQILQHPWLRQSEYLPYHYHDPLPKHPDPAIIAILFDMGCDPYNTWVSVANRKFDDAMATYLILQHQISQGASYNFQLKAVHVRPRPSPHLLDPSSFPGLPKRSISEPALYNLLLPSENQLPEEAKQLGLRGIRRSSLPAINLCFLPTWTPTPAIASQHDSGSHLPSPLSILSRWTAATDSSSSFQDISTGQPHDNRRGRKTVAGRITTCFQWLCCCMPCVSKNVAPMERGQKSNRCRNRVAPGGWTAETDQTNGQPEDSVLSGS, encoded by the exons atgaattataagagTAGTCAGACTAGTGCAGTGTTGCAGGAGCCCTGCTCCTGTGATGAGATTCCCTTCACAGACCATTATCAGCTCCTAAAAACCATTGGGCATGGTGGGTTTGGCCAGGTGAAACTAGCCCGCCATCTCCTCACTGGGGCAGAGGTGGCAGTAAAAATCCTGCCAAAGGAGGGGCAGGTGTTTCCAGTCCTCTCTGAACCAGATATCATGATGACTCTGAGCCACCCACATGTGATTCAGCTATTTCAGGTTATTGAAACTGGCCAAAATGCCTACCTCGTGATGGAGTACGCAAGTGGGGGACAGCTATCTCACCACATCCAGGCTGGTGGCATGCAGGAGGAGGAGGCACGGAGACTGTTCAGGCAGATCGCAAGGGCTGTGGACTACTGCCATAAGAAGGGTGTCGTGCACCGAGACCTGAAGGTGGAAAACATCATGCTGGATGCCAGAGGCAACATCAAACTCATCGACTTTGGCCTAAATGCCAGGTTCATAGTTGGGCTGAAGTTGAACAGGTTCTGGGGCACTCTCGCATACCTTGCTCCTGAAATCGCCTTGCGGCAAGAGTATGAGGGCCCCCCAGTGGATATCTGGAGCCTGGGAGTCATTCTGTATTTTATGTTGACAGGGAAATGCCCATTTATGGGGAATCACCAC AAGCACCTGCTGAAGCTGATCGTGCGCGGAAGGTACCAAATCCCCCACCACGTTCCTACCTATGCACAAAACCTCATCTGTAAACTACTGACTGTGAACCCCAAGCAGCGGCCCACAGTACAGCAAATCCTGCAGCACCCATGGCTGAGGCAGAGTGAGTATTTACCATATCATTATCATGACCCACTCCCCAAACACCCAGATCCTGCAATAATAGCAATCCTGTTTGATATGGGCTGTGACCCATACAATACCTGGGTGTCTGTGGCCAATAGAAAGTTTGATGACGCCATGGCTACATACCTGATACTTCAGCATCAAATAAGCCAGGGGGCAAGCTACAATTTCCAGCTGAAAGCTGTGCATGTAAGGCCAAGACCTAGCCCACACCTCTTGGATCCTTCCAGTTTCCCTGGCCTCCCAAAGAGGAGTATCAGTGAGCCTGCCCTTTACAATCTCCTCTTGCCCTCTGAGAACCAGCTGCCTGAGGAGGCCAAGCAATTAGGGTTGAGAGGCATCAGAAGGTCCAGCCTGCCTGCCATTAATCTCTGCTTTCTGCCTACATGGACTCCCACTCCTGCCATAGCCTCCCAGCATGACTCTGGGTCCCACTTGCCCAGCCCCTTGAGTATTCTCAGTAGGTGGACTGCAGCAACAGACAGTAGCAGTTCCTTCCAAGACATCTCCACAGGGCAACCCCATGACAACAGAAGAGGCCGGAAGACAGTGGCTGGGAGGATCACCACCTGCTTTCAATGGCTGTGCTGTTGTATGCCATGTGTCAGCAAAAATGTGGCTCCCATGGAAAGAGGTCAGAAATCTAATAGGTGCAGAAACAGAGTGGCTCCAGGGGGATGGACAGCTGAGACAGACCAAACCAATGGACAGCCAGAGGACTCTGTGCTCTCTGGATCCTGA